AGGATGCGGCTCGACCAGGCGTCGCCACCGATGTTGTAGTCACCGATGATGGCCACGTCGTACGGGGTCGACACGAAGTCCGGGCGCTTGTCCTCGGTCTTGTCGAACACCCAGTCGCGGATCGCGTCGTTGGCGATGTGGTGACCCAGCGACTGGCTCACGCCGCGGAAGCCCTCGCAGCGCACCGGCACGATGGTGTGGCCGGCGTATTCCTTCGACTTCTTCTTCGACACCGCTTCGATGTCGTCGCCGATCAGGCCGATCGGGCACTCGGACTGCACCGAAATGCCCTTGTTGAGCGGGAACAGCTGCTGGATCTCGTCCATGATGACTTCCAGCTTCTTGTCACCGCCGAACACGATGTCCTTCTCCTGGAAATCGGAGGTGAACTGCATCGTGACGAAGGTATCCACACCGGTGACTCCGATGTAGTAGTTGCGGCGAGCCGCCCACGAGTACTGGCCGCAGCCGACCGGGCCGTGCGAGATGTGGATCATGTCCTTGATCGGACCCCACACCACGCCCTTGGAACCTGCGTAAGCACAGCCGCGGATGGTCATCACGCCGGGCAGCGACTTGATGTTCGACTTCACGCCGCAGTCGGGCTTGCCTTCTTCGTGCACGTTGAGGTGCTTGGCGCGCTTCTTCGCGGTCTTCTCGGGATAGGCCTTCAGCACTTCTTCGATCAGCGCTGCGTTCTGGGCCTTCTTTTCGTCTATGGTCATGCTCATTTGATCACTCCTTGTCGAGAGCTGAGGGTAGAGAACCACGGTTGTCGCCGGCGGCGGCCGGGAGCCTGCGGGCGACGCCCGCGGCTCCCGACCCTCGACTCTCGGGTGCTCAGGCGGCAGCGGCGGCCTTGCCGACTTCCGATTCGTCGACCTGCTTCATGATCCCGTGCTCCATCAGCAGGTCTTCGAGCTGGTCCATCGTGATCGGCGTCGGGATGGTGCCGTTGCCGGCGTTGGCGTGAACCTTCTGCGCCAGGTCGCGGTACTCGTTGGCCTGCTTCGAGTCCGGCGCGTACTCGAGCACCGTCATGCGACGCAGTTCGGCGTGCTGGACGATGTTGTCGCGCGGCACGAAGTGGATCAGCTTGGAACCCAGCATCTTGGCCAGCGATTCGGCCAGTTCCAGTTCCTTGTCGGTCTGGCGCTCGTTGCACACCAGGCCGCCCAGACGCACGCCACCCGAATTGGCGTACTTCAGAATGCCCTTGGAGATGTTGTTGGCAGCGTACATGGCCATCATTTCGCCGGACATGACGATGTAGATTTCCTGCGCCTTGTTTTCGCGAATCGGCATCGCGAAGCCACCGCACACGACGTCGCCCAGCACGTCGTAGGACACGTAGTCGACGCCGTCATAGGCGCCGTTCTCTTCGAGGAAGTTGATCGAGGTGATGACACCGCGACCGGCGCAGCCGACGCCGGGTTCCGGGCCACCGGATTCGACACAGCGGATGTCGCGGTAGCCGATCTTCATGACGTCCTCGAGCTCCAGGTCCTCGACCGAACCGGCTTCGGCGGCCAGCGACAGGATGGTGTCCTGTGCCTTTGCGTGCAGGATCAGGCGGGTCGAGTCGGCCTTCGGGTCGCAGCCGACGATGAGGATCTTCTGACCCATTTCGGCCAGAGCGGCCAGGGTGTTCTGGGAGGTGGTCGACTTGCCGATGCCGCCCTTGCCGTAGAAGGCGATTTGTCTGAGAGATGCCATGTTTGATTCTCCTGAGTCGATGAACAGTTGATTGCCGCTGACCAAGTGATCATTGGCCACGTACCGCGCCACCGGATGCAGCCCCTTGTGCCCATTGTTGGTCTTCGTGGTCAGCCATTGGCGGCAAGTCATGGTCGGTGCATGGCCTGTTCAGCAACAGCCGTGCCATTCCCGATGCATTCTCGGTAAACGGCGTACAGACGTCGTTTAAGAGATTCAGATCAGCGTTTCGATGGGTCGGCCGGCGGTACGACAAACGCGACAATCAGCCCAGCGCTGTGAGGATTGACCGGGCTGCGACAGAGCCGACACAGACTTCCCTCTGCTCTGTGGTCCATGCGCCATCGGGCGCGCCGGCGGGCGTTCCGGCGCGCAGTCCGGCGTGATGCCGGACAGAGAAGACGCAACGGGTACGGCACTTGCTGTGGTCACGCATCCGCCCAGCAAAGACACGTCCATGTCCACGCAAGAACCCGTCGTTCCAGCCGCCGCGCCTTCGGTCAGTTCGACCGCAGGTACGCAGAACCCGCACTTCGCCCGCATCGGCGGCGAAGCGGCGATCATTCAGTTGGTCGAGCGCTTCTATGCACACATGAGCGAACGCCCTGACGCACAGGGCATACGCGCCATGCACGGTGTCGACCTGACCGACGTCAAGCGCGTGCTGGTGAACTACCTCGTCGAATGGATGGGCGGTCCGCAGCGCTACTCGGTCGAACGTGGCCATCCGCGTCTGCGACGCAAGCACCTCGCATTCGCGATCGGCCCGGCCGAACGCGACGCGTGGATGAACTGCATGCGCGCCGCCCTGCAGGAAGTCGTCAGCGACGGCGAACTGCGCATGCAACTGGAGCAGGCCTTTTTCAAGACCGCGGATTTCATCCGCAACGATCAGGGGAATCACCATGAGCATCACCATCGCTAGCTCCGCCTTTGCCGCACTGGAAAACGAAAAGCGGCTGCTCAATGCCGTATTCAAGGGTCCGACGCACAAGCCGGGCCGTGTCGGCTTCCGCGGCGACATCGCACTGAAGTTCGCGCAGCAGTTCGCAGACGAGGCCCGTCCGCCCGAGATCAGCAGCGACCAGGTGATGGCCGCCGCGCATGAGGGCGAGACGCACATCGCCTTCCTGACCTGCTTCCTGCTGTCCTTCGAGTACCTGAAGATGCTGGCCGAGGTGCTGGGCGATGCGCTGTCGCCGCAAGGCAAGTACTTCCTGTTCTGCGACAACATCGACCTGTCGAAGAAGTACCAGGTGCAGTACGGCGGCGCGACCTTCTACGTGCTGCCGATCGACGAAGCCACCGTCTACAACGAGACGCTCGAACTGCTCTATCTGGAGAAGAACGACCTGAAGAAGCTCGACACCGCCGGCAAGCTGGACGCGGTCGTCGACGCCGCGATGAAGTTCACCGGCAAGTTCCCGGAAATCAGCTACGAAGAAGGCCTGAAGCTGATGGGCCCGGTGCGCAATCTGTACGAGAACCGTCCGGTCTGAGGTGAAAGCGCCCGCGTTCGCTCCGCCGCCAGTGGCGGGACGGCTCTGCAGGGCCACCCGCTCGTCCGGCGCATCGCCGCTCACCGCCAGACATTGACGGATCGCTGACATGGCTCACGTCGTCTTCTTTGAGAAGCCGGGCTGTACCGGCAACGCGCGGCAGAAGCAGTGGCTGCTCGATGCGGGCCATCTGCTGACGGTGCGCAGCCTGCTGACCGAGCCATGGACGGCGGAGTCCTTGCTCGACTTCCTCGACCCCTTGCCGGTGGCCGACTGGTTCAACCGCGCTGCGCGACGCGTGAAGAGTGGCGAGGTGCGGCCCGAATCGCTCGGCCGGGCAGAGGCGCTGGCGCTGTTGCTGGCCGAGCCGCTGCTGATACGGCGGCCGCTGCTGCAGGTTGGCGCGGAGCGGCGGGTCGGTTTCGATCCGCCGGCAGTGGACCGCTGGATAGGGCTGACGCCGGACGCCGCGGCACGGCTGCGTGAAACGTCGGAGGGCTGTGCTGCCGGCGGACTGCGATCGTGCCGCCCGCCGGAATGAAGACAGTTCGCTCGGGCGGCGACGCCGCTCAGTCCGGCGTCATGTCTGGCTGCAGCACCACCTCGTCGGGCAGCACGCCACCGTTGCCCAGCAGTTCCAGCGCACCGAGCGGGGAGTAGCCGTCGTCACCTTCGAGCAGCACGGTGGCGTCGGCCGGCAGCCCCTGCAAGGCCACGATCAACTGTTTCACTGTCATCGACATCCGCTCACCCATGTCCTCGCCATCGCTCCCCCCTTCGCCCTCGACGATCAGCCGCTACTTCCTCACCTACCGCGGCGTGAAACTCCCGCTGCAGTTCGCCGAAGAACTGCAGCCGGATGCGCTGCGCAACCGCAACACCTGGTTCCAGGTCGACTACGACGCAGCCGGTCGCATCGTGCGCGCCGAGAAGAAGGTCTACGGTGAAACCGAAATGCGTCACGAATACAGCTGGAGCGCCGACGGCCGTCTGCTGCGCGCCTGCATCGTCATCGGTGACGAAGAGCCGCAGGT
The window above is part of the Methyloversatilis discipulorum genome. Proteins encoded here:
- the nifD gene encoding nitrogenase molybdenum-iron protein alpha chain; the protein is MSMTIDEKKAQNAALIEEVLKAYPEKTAKKRAKHLNVHEEGKPDCGVKSNIKSLPGVMTIRGCAYAGSKGVVWGPIKDMIHISHGPVGCGQYSWAARRNYYIGVTGVDTFVTMQFTSDFQEKDIVFGGDKKLEVIMDEIQQLFPLNKGISVQSECPIGLIGDDIEAVSKKKSKEYAGHTIVPVRCEGFRGVSQSLGHHIANDAIRDWVFDKTEDKRPDFVSTPYDVAIIGDYNIGGDAWSSRILLEEMGLRVIAQWSGDGTIAELENTPKAKLNVLHCYRSMNYISRHMEEKYGIPWVEYNFFGPSKIEESLREIASHFDDKIKENTEKVIAKYKPLMQAVIDKYRPRLEGKKVMLFVGGLRPRHVIGAYEDLGMEVVGTGYEFGHNDDYQRTTHYVKDGTLIYDDVTGYEFEKFVEKVKPDLVGSGIKEKYVFQKMGVPFRQMHSWDYSGPYHGYDGFAIFARDMDMAISSPIWGLTKAPWKK
- a CDS encoding DUF6156 family protein, with product MSSPSLPPSPSTISRYFLTYRGVKLPLQFAEELQPDALRNRNTWFQVDYDAAGRIVRAEKKVYGETEMRHEYSWSADGRLLRACIVIGDEEPQVIDFPA
- the nifH gene encoding nitrogenase iron protein: MASLRQIAFYGKGGIGKSTTSQNTLAALAEMGQKILIVGCDPKADSTRLILHAKAQDTILSLAAEAGSVEDLELEDVMKIGYRDIRCVESGGPEPGVGCAGRGVITSINFLEENGAYDGVDYVSYDVLGDVVCGGFAMPIRENKAQEIYIVMSGEMMAMYAANNISKGILKYANSGGVRLGGLVCNERQTDKELELAESLAKMLGSKLIHFVPRDNIVQHAELRRMTVLEYAPDSKQANEYRDLAQKVHANAGNGTIPTPITMDQLEDLLMEHGIMKQVDESEVGKAAAAA
- a CDS encoding ArsC/Spx/MgsR family protein — encoded protein: MAHVVFFEKPGCTGNARQKQWLLDAGHLLTVRSLLTEPWTAESLLDFLDPLPVADWFNRAARRVKSGEVRPESLGRAEALALLLAEPLLIRRPLLQVGAERRVGFDPPAVDRWIGLTPDAAARLRETSEGCAAGGLRSCRPPE
- a CDS encoding group II truncated hemoglobin, which codes for MSTQEPVVPAAAPSVSSTAGTQNPHFARIGGEAAIIQLVERFYAHMSERPDAQGIRAMHGVDLTDVKRVLVNYLVEWMGGPQRYSVERGHPRLRRKHLAFAIGPAERDAWMNCMRAALQEVVSDGELRMQLEQAFFKTADFIRNDQGNHHEHHHR